One window of the Candidatus Jettenia sp. genome contains the following:
- a CDS encoding DNA adenine methylase, protein MLLENRRYNKDVISNDTLNTMTVNLKSPVNRIGGKYFLKDWLVQHIPQHTLYCEVFGGAGHVLFNKSPSRVEVLNDVDGHLINFFCVLQHPEKRGKLVEVLQHMPYSRQLWQEMRNKIRGGDVATVITPVKKGRGKGQKYQKIVSRLKESPELSDRQIARELGVSNKTVSVIRKTNYTANYTVDSQTTQLTDVERAAQWYYLNRCSFSGDQLKGGFAVPSTSGRNPALSYANSIGIFHDVARRLQGVTIECLDYRECIQRYDSPGTLFFIDPPYLHAEGYYGEKNFSLDDHQALAKMLSMVKGVVMVTHYQNGLYDELYEGWHKYEFQSFKGSSKADAGEEKPKTVETLYCNFSPEVKFRSLFNGLS, encoded by the coding sequence ATGTTGCTTGAGAATAGGAGATATAACAAGGATGTCATTTCAAATGACACCCTTAACACCATGACTGTAAATCTTAAATCGCCAGTAAATCGCATAGGTGGTAAATACTTCCTCAAGGATTGGCTAGTCCAGCATATACCACAGCATACCCTCTATTGTGAGGTGTTTGGGGGTGCTGGACATGTCCTATTCAACAAGTCACCTAGCCGTGTCGAGGTCTTGAATGATGTTGATGGTCACTTGATTAACTTCTTCTGTGTGCTCCAGCATCCAGAGAAACGGGGGAAGTTAGTTGAGGTGCTCCAGCACATGCCATACTCACGGCAGTTGTGGCAGGAGATGCGGAACAAGATTCGAGGTGGAGACGTGGCAACAGTTATCACGCCAGTTAAAAAGGGAAGGGGGAAAGGCCAGAAGTATCAAAAGATAGTGTCCAGGCTAAAAGAAAGCCCTGAACTATCCGACAGGCAGATTGCAAGAGAACTAGGTGTGAGTAATAAAACAGTGAGCGTAATAAGAAAAACAAATTACACAGCAAATTACACAGTTGATTCACAAACTACACAGTTGACCGATGTTGAAAGAGCGGCACAATGGTATTACTTGAACAGGTGTTCCTTCTCAGGTGATCAGTTAAAGGGCGGCTTTGCTGTGCCTTCTACCAGTGGCAGGAATCCCGCATTGAGTTATGCCAACAGCATCGGCATCTTCCATGATGTAGCCAGGAGATTGCAGGGCGTGACTATTGAATGCCTTGACTATCGGGAATGTATCCAGAGGTATGACAGTCCAGGCACATTATTCTTCATTGATCCACCATATTTGCATGCAGAAGGATACTATGGAGAAAAAAACTTTTCATTAGATGACCACCAAGCCCTTGCAAAGATGCTCAGCATGGTAAAGGGTGTTGTAATGGTCACACACTACCAGAATGGCTTGTATGACGAGCTATACGAAGGCTGGCATAAATATGAGTTTCAATCCTTCAAGGGAAGCAGCAAGGCGGATGCAGGAGAAGAGAAACCAAAGACCGTTGAGACCTTGTATTGTAACTTTTCACCAGAGGTTAAGTTTAGGAGTCTATTTAATGGATTATCATGA